In candidate division KSB1 bacterium, the following are encoded in one genomic region:
- a CDS encoding insulinase family protein: MKGMIFPALVAVTMLISCSSTKKIEVVTLPVPSDPTISIRLWFKVGSQNDPPGKEGLAALTAQMLTDASTRKNSYEQILEKLYPMAAGYEAQVDKEMTVVMGRVHKDNLEDYTALLLEAVLEPAFREDDFARLKSQQLNYLERTLRYQDDEELGKEALSQFIFAGTRYAHPVAGLLESLKSITLDDVRAFYRTFYTRDNVVIGVGGSFDKAFVDRLRNKLSRLPAGIPEQVPRPKPDPIRGLEVLLIEKDTESTAISFGFPLQIVRGDADFHALWLANSWLGEHRNSSSHLYQVIREARGMNYGDYSYIEAFPQGSRRQFPPSNVARRQQIFQVWIRPVRNEARHFALRAAVRELQKLVENGLTEEQFQLTSQFLEKYYLHFAPTTMERLGYALDDVFYGLDENFLQEFPKHIGQLTLSQVNEAVRRHLQYHNLKIVMVTKDAETLRSALISNSPSPMKYVTPKPKAVLDEDKEIATYFLPVRPEDVQIVKVEDMFVR, from the coding sequence TCCCCCGGGCAAGGAAGGATTAGCTGCGCTCACGGCCCAGATGCTCACCGATGCCTCCACCCGAAAAAATAGCTACGAGCAGATACTGGAGAAGCTCTACCCCATGGCCGCGGGGTACGAAGCGCAGGTGGACAAGGAGATGACCGTGGTCATGGGACGGGTGCACAAGGATAACCTCGAGGACTATACGGCTCTTCTGCTCGAGGCGGTCTTGGAACCCGCCTTCCGAGAGGATGACTTTGCCCGCCTCAAGAGTCAGCAGCTCAACTACTTGGAGCGCACCCTGCGCTACCAGGACGACGAGGAGCTGGGCAAGGAGGCCTTGAGCCAGTTCATTTTCGCTGGCACCCGGTATGCTCACCCCGTTGCGGGCCTCCTTGAATCGCTGAAGAGCATTACTTTGGATGACGTGCGGGCGTTTTATCGCACATTCTACACCAGGGACAATGTGGTCATTGGGGTGGGAGGTTCTTTCGACAAGGCATTTGTTGATCGCCTGCGCAATAAACTCTCACGCCTCCCAGCTGGCATACCTGAGCAGGTCCCGCGTCCGAAGCCGGACCCCATCCGCGGGCTTGAGGTGCTGCTGATCGAGAAGGACACCGAGTCTACCGCCATCAGTTTTGGCTTCCCCCTGCAAATAGTACGTGGCGATGCGGATTTTCATGCCTTGTGGCTGGCAAACTCCTGGCTGGGTGAGCATCGCAATTCCAGCAGCCACCTGTATCAAGTGATCCGCGAGGCACGAGGCATGAACTATGGTGACTACTCCTATATCGAGGCATTCCCACAGGGGAGTCGCCGGCAGTTTCCGCCCAGCAATGTAGCCCGTCGACAGCAGATTTTTCAGGTCTGGATCCGGCCGGTCCGCAACGAAGCACGGCACTTCGCCCTTCGCGCCGCAGTGCGGGAGTTGCAGAAACTGGTGGAAAACGGCCTGACCGAGGAGCAGTTTCAGCTCACCTCCCAATTCCTGGAAAAATACTATCTCCACTTTGCACCCACAACCATGGAGCGGCTTGGCTACGCCCTGGACGACGTGTTCTATGGACTCGACGAGAACTTCCTCCAGGAATTCCCCAAGCACATTGGCCAGCTGACACTGAGTCAGGTGAACGAGGCCGTGCGGAGACACCTGCAGTATCATAATCTCAAGATAGTCATGGTAACCAAAGACGCTGAGACCCTCAGGAGCGCGCTCATAAGCAATTCGCCCAGCCCCATGAAGTACGTCACGCCCAAGCCAAAGGCCGTTCTGGACGAGGACAAGGAGATAGCCACCTACTTCTTGCCCGTGCGCCCTGAGGACGTGCAGATTGTCAAAGTCGAGGATATGTTTGTGCGATAA